Within the bacterium genome, the region GGTCGTCGTCCGCCGCGGGAAGGAGCGGGTCCGCAGCTACCTGCTGCCGGAGAAGGCGCTCCTCTCGGTCGAGGACGGGCAGGAAGTCGCCCCGGGCGACACGCTGGCCCGCATCCCGCGCGAGACGACGAAGACGAAGGACATCACCGGCGGTCTGCCGCGCGTGGTCGAGCTGTTCGAGGCCCGCGCCCCGAAGGAGCCGGCGGTGATCTCCGAAATCGACGGCACCGTCGAGTACGACGAGTCGGCCGAGCGCGTGAAGGGGTTCATCCCGGTCTACGTCGTCAGCGACGACGGCGACCGCCGCGAGTACAAGATCCCCAAGGGGAAGCACATCACCGTCCGCAAGGGGGAGCACCTCCGCGCCGGCGACGCCCTGATGGACGGCCCGAAGGATCCGCACGACATCCTGCGCGTCCTCGGCGAGAACGCCCTGCAGGAGTACCTGGTCAACGAGATTCAGGAGGTCTACCGGCTCCAGGGCGTGGACATCAACGACAAGCACGTCGAGACGATCGTGCGGCATATGATGCGCTGGGTGCAGATCGAGGAGGTCGGCGACACGGAGTTCGTGCTCGAGGACCGCGTCGACCGCTTCCGCTTCCGCCGCGAGAACGAGCGCGTGATCTCCGAGGGCGGCCAGCCGGCGATGGGCCGTCCGCTGCTCCTCGGCATCACCAAGGCCTCGCTCCTCTCCGAGTCGTTCGTCTCGGCCGCGTCGTTCCAGGAGACGACGCGCGTGCTCACCGAAGCCGCGATCCGCGGGGCGACCGACATCCTCGGCGGCCTCAAGGAGAACGTCATCATGGGCCGGCTGATCCCCGCCGGGACCGGCGCGCACCCCTACCGGGACTACGAGATGCCGGCGATGGTGCGCGAGCAGGCGGAGCCGGAGGAAGAGGCGGCGCAGCTCGAGACCGCCCCGGACGACTCGATCCTGCTGCAGGTGCTCGGCCGCGAGCTGGCCGGCGGCGGCGCCGCGCCGCTCCCGAAGGCGTAGCGGCCTTCGCTTTCCGCAGTCGAAGAAAGGGCGGCCCCGCCGGGCCGCCCTTTCGTTTGTTCCGCCGCCGTTCCCGCGCCGCGGTCGCCCGCGCGTCAGTGGACGATGCCGACGACGAAGTAGGCGAGGCAGAGCGCGGAGAGGAGCCACATCCCCGAGTTGACCTCGCGCCGGCGCCCGGCCGCGGTCTTGAACAGCGGGTAGACCGCCAGCCCCGCGGTCAGCCCGTTGGCCGTGTTGTAGGTGAAGACCATCAGCACGATCGTCAGGAAGGCCGGCAGCAGCTCGGTCATGTCGTCGAAGTCGATCCCCTTGACCGCGGGGATCATCACCGCGCCGACGACGATCAGCGCCGGCCCGTAGGCGAAGCCGAGGCTGGAGAGGGACGAGGCGAGCGGCGTGAAGAAGAGGCAGCAGAGGAAGAGCGCTCCGGTGACGACCGCCGCGAAGCCGCTGCGGGCGCCGTCGCGGATGCCGGCGGCGGACTCGACGTAGGCGCCGGAGGTCGTCGTGCCGAGCAGCCCCGCGCCGATGCAGGAGACCGCGTCGACGAGCATCGGCTTGTGGATCTCCGGCAGATTGCCTTTCTCGTCGAGCAGGTTGCCCGCGGCGCCGACGCCGACGAGCGTTCCCACCGTGTCGAGGAAGTCCATCAGGAAGAGCGTCAGCAGGACCGGCAGCATCGAGAGCGAGAAGAGGCTGGCGACGCCGCCGTCGGGACGGGTCTCGCTGAAGGCGAGCTGTCCGGCGATCTCCCCCAGGCCGCCGGGGCCGGAGAAGCGGGGCCAGGCGACGATCCCCTCCGGCGCGGCGGCGTAGCCGAAGGCGACGCCGGCGGCGGCCGTGCCGAGGATCCCCAGCAGCAGCGCGCCCCGCACCCGGCGGACCATCAGCGCGCCGGTGAAGAGCACGCCGAGGACGGCGACCAGCGTCGGCCCGCGCGTGATCGCGCCGATGCCCACCGGGACCGGCACGGCGCCCGCCGGGACGCGCGCCGCGGCGTCGATCGTCGCCGCCTGCACGCCGGGGAAGAGCGAGCCGACGGCGGCGCCGACGACCGGGCTCTTCACGATCCCCGTCTCGTTGAAGCCGATGAAGCAGAGGAACAGCCCGATCCCGACGGCGAAGGCCCGCTTCATGCTCTGGCTGATCGAGTTCGCCAGCCAGGCCCGCACGCCGAGCAGCGTGATGACGAGGAAGACGACGCCGCTGAGAAAGACCGCGCCGATCCGCAGCCGCCAGCCGATTCCCAGCGCGGCCACGCCGAAGGCGAGGAAGGCGTTGCCGCCCATGTAGGGAGCGACGCCGATCGGCCGGTTGGCGACCAGCCCCATCAGGATCGTGCCGCAGCCGGCGACGAGGATCGTGGCCACGGCCGAGGCCGAGGCGGGGATGCCGGCGGCGACGAGGATCGCCGGATTGACGACGACGATGTAGGCCATCGTGACGAAGGTCGTCAGGCCGCCGAGCGTCTCGCGGCGGAAGTCGGTGCCGAGCTCGGCGAAGCGGAAGCGGCGTCGCAGCCGTTCGAGCATTCACTCACCTCGCGACGCGGTCCGCTCGCCGCGGCGCCGCGCGCGTGCATTGTCCCGCGCCGCGGCGCGGCGGGCGACCGCCGGCGTCGGCCCCGGCGCGGGGCGACGGGAGACCGGCCGCGTCGGCCTCAGCGCGCGAGGCGGAAGGAGATCGTCGCCCGCGCGCGCGCCGGCGACGGGCGCCCGTCCACGAGCGCCGGCCGGTAGCGCCAGCGCTTCGCCGCGTCGAGCGCGGCGGCGGCGAGCGGCGGCGCGCCCCGCGCGACGCGCGCGTCCACGACGCGTCCCGCGGCGTCGATCGAGAGGTCGAGGACGACGTCCCCCTCGATCCCCATCCGCCGCGCCGCTTCCGGATAGGCCGGCTCGGGCCGTTCCAGCGGCTGGGCCGGCCGTTCCTCCTCGACCCGCCACGTCCCCGCCTCTTCCGCCGCGCCGCGCAGACGGGCGGCGCCCGCCGCCGCCGAGGCGAGCGCCGCCAGTTCCCGCGCCGCCGCCTCGGCGCCGGGGGCGGGGACGGCGGCGCGCCGGGCGAGATCCTCGAACCGCTCCGGCGAAGCGCCGCTCCGCAGCGCCTCGGCCAGCTCCCCGGCGAGGACGGCGAGCCGCAGCCGGACCGGCGCCGCGGTCCAGGTCGGCGCGGCCTCGCCGACGGCCAGCCGCCGCTCGAGGCGCGCGTCGGCCGCGGCGCCGCGCGGCCGGAAGGTCGTGGTCAACGTGGCGAGGCGGGCGCGCGGCGACGCGCCGTCGGCCAGCTCGACGGCGTAGAGCGCGGCGACGCCGCTCCCCGCCGGGAACGACGGCGCGCTCGGGACGAGCCGCCCGCCTGCGGCGGGGGAGCGCTCCGCGCCGACGAACCGCCAGCGGACGACGGCGCGCGGATCGAACTCGATCGTCGCCGCGGCGTTTTCGGCGACGTCCTGCGGCGCGCGCACCATCCGTTCCATCACGGCGGCGCGCGCGGCGTCGGCGCCCGCGGCGACGGCGCGCGTCCCGCCCCCCGCCGCGGCGAGCGCGCCGAGCGGACCGTCCTGCTCGCCGCCGACGTCGATCGCGGAGAGCTCCACGCCGTCCTGCGCCTCGAGGGCCGCGAGCTGCCGCAGCGCCGGACTCGCCGCCCACTCGGCCGCGCCCCCGGCGACGACCACGACGCCGCGGCGCGCCTCGGCGGGACCCGCGGCGCGGACGAGGTCGTAGGCGGCCTCGATCGCGGCCGGCACGTCGGACGACGCGGCGGGGGCGAGCGCGGCGAGCGCGGTCGTCACGGCGCGGCGGTCGGAGGCGCCGGCGACGAGCGCGCGCGGCCGCTCGCCCGCGGCGACGATCGAGAGCCGGTCGGTCGCCCGCAGGCGCGCGGCGATTCCGGCGAGCGCCCGCTGCGCGACGAAGATCCGCTCGGCGGCGCCGGGGCCGCCGACGTCGAGCACCACGGC harbors:
- a CDS encoding NCS2 family permease, with amino-acid sequence MLERLRRRFRFAELGTDFRRETLGGLTTFVTMAYIVVVNPAILVAAGIPASASAVATILVAGCGTILMGLVANRPIGVAPYMGGNAFLAFGVAALGIGWRLRIGAVFLSGVVFLVITLLGVRAWLANSISQSMKRAFAVGIGLFLCFIGFNETGIVKSPVVGAAVGSLFPGVQAATIDAAARVPAGAVPVPVGIGAITRGPTLVAVLGVLFTGALMVRRVRGALLLGILGTAAAGVAFGYAAAPEGIVAWPRFSGPGGLGEIAGQLAFSETRPDGGVASLFSLSMLPVLLTLFLMDFLDTVGTLVGVGAAGNLLDEKGNLPEIHKPMLVDAVSCIGAGLLGTTTSGAYVESAAGIRDGARSGFAAVVTGALFLCCLFFTPLASSLSSLGFAYGPALIVVGAVMIPAVKGIDFDDMTELLPAFLTIVLMVFTYNTANGLTAGLAVYPLFKTAAGRRREVNSGMWLLSALCLAYFVVGIVH
- a CDS encoding TonB family protein, translating into MKRRATIAEVERLLAAERERVPAPADLAARLKADLAAFREARGAPPEAETARADEAPEQRFDARLEERLAREAGAAAPPPDLAARLKADLAAHVARTRRTAEGSAAAPERNAAAAPEGNAAAAPEENAAATPEENAAAAGEAAGGRRAARGRARRAGDRRDSRWSLPLSIAAHAAALALVAAVGWWLIGDQIFEPPTGTVRVASAAAPRLGEEIPGALHADVLPPQGPAFVETARRPAAAVDLHPPLVAFDAALAALSDGRPPRPSDARPEAFVSAFGADLRAPATTPLEAALDAAPSEQNPRLLYVRVRLAARDVDPPRRPPASLAVVLDVGGPGAAERIFVAQRALAGIAARLRATDRLSIVAAGERPRALVAGASDRRAVTTALAALAPAASSDVPAAIEAAYDLVRAAGPAEARRGVVVVAGGAAEWAASPALRQLAALEAQDGVELSAIDVGGEQDGPLGALAAAGGGTRAVAAGADAARAAVMERMVRAPQDVAENAAATIEFDPRAVVRWRFVGAERSPAAGGRLVPSAPSFPAGSGVAALYAVELADGASPRARLATLTTTFRPRGAAADARLERRLAVGEAAPTWTAAPVRLRLAVLAGELAEALRSGASPERFEDLARRAAVPAPGAEAAARELAALASAAAGAARLRGAAEEAGTWRVEEERPAQPLERPEPAYPEAARRMGIEGDVVLDLSIDAAGRVVDARVARGAPPLAAAALDAAKRWRYRPALVDGRPSPARARATISFRLAR